A region of Granulicella aggregans DNA encodes the following proteins:
- a CDS encoding class I SAM-dependent methyltransferase, which translates to MRTGPPHFDFIARPYRWLEYLTVGLALERSRLHFLPVLRGRTSALVLGDGDGRFLARLFALNPALQADAVDISPVMLRLVRHRCPPDAALRTHPADALIFLAEGPRVEYDLVITHFFLDCLTQAQVARLAKAIAPRLVPGALWVVTDFTIPSGAMRLPATLLVRFLYLAFRILTGLRISRLPDHHAALQAAGFCRISEHSSLFGILASEVWQWN; encoded by the coding sequence TTGAGAACCGGGCCGCCACACTTCGACTTCATCGCCCGACCCTACCGCTGGTTGGAGTACCTCACCGTCGGCCTCGCTCTCGAGCGCTCCCGCCTTCACTTCCTTCCAGTCCTGCGTGGTCGCACCAGCGCCCTCGTACTCGGAGACGGCGACGGCCGATTCCTCGCCCGCCTCTTCGCGCTGAACCCCGCTCTTCAAGCCGACGCCGTCGACATAAGTCCTGTGATGTTGCGCCTCGTTCGACACCGCTGCCCCCCGGACGCCGCATTGCGCACCCACCCAGCCGACGCTCTGATATTTCTCGCTGAAGGACCGAGGGTTGAATACGATCTCGTCATCACCCACTTCTTCCTGGACTGCTTGACTCAAGCCCAAGTCGCGCGGCTGGCGAAGGCGATCGCGCCGCGCCTCGTCCCTGGAGCTCTCTGGGTCGTGACCGACTTCACCATCCCGTCCGGCGCCATGCGCCTTCCCGCAACGCTGCTGGTTCGCTTCCTCTACCTTGCATTTCGCATCCTGACCGGACTTCGCATCTCCCGTCTTCCCGACCACCATGCCGCGCTGCAGGCCGCCGGTTTCTGCCGCATCTCCGAGCATTCATCGCTGTTCGGTATCCTCGCGTCCGAGGTCTGGCAGTGGAACTGA
- the mnmA gene encoding tRNA 2-thiouridine(34) synthase MnmA — protein MPSQNETIAVAMSGGVDSSAVAALLRAQGHTLIGLTLQLWNQRRLAGHEGMPEAVQGRCCSIDDVYDARRVSEQLDIPYYLVNQQDRFEAEVVKPFVSEYLAGRTPIPCTLCNNHLKFDQLLITARQIGADRIATGHYARNHFDASRGRWILSRPEDKSKDQTYFLFGLTQEQLSRTLFPLGEMQKPAVRVMASEAGLNVATKPDSQEICFIPGGDYSTFLKAYLDEQGEKLPDSSGELVTTTGEVIGRHNGIHSFTVGQRKGLGLTSANPLYVLNIHPDSNQVTVGADEDLMSRDLRADRVNWISVSGLAPGETLRVQIKIRHRHEPAWATLSSDGGDQASATFDTPQRAITPGQSAVFYQGDEVVGGGWIY, from the coding sequence ATGCCGTCCCAAAACGAGACCATCGCCGTCGCCATGTCCGGAGGAGTCGACTCCTCTGCCGTCGCCGCGCTGCTCCGCGCCCAGGGCCATACCCTGATTGGCCTTACGTTGCAGCTCTGGAACCAGCGCCGCCTCGCCGGCCACGAGGGCATGCCTGAAGCCGTTCAAGGCCGCTGCTGCTCCATCGACGACGTCTACGATGCCCGCCGCGTCTCCGAACAGCTCGACATCCCTTACTACCTCGTCAATCAGCAGGACCGCTTCGAAGCTGAAGTCGTAAAGCCCTTCGTCAGCGAATACCTCGCCGGCCGCACGCCCATTCCCTGCACCCTCTGCAACAACCACCTCAAGTTCGACCAGCTCCTCATCACCGCCCGCCAGATCGGCGCCGACCGCATCGCCACCGGGCATTACGCGCGCAATCACTTCGACGCGTCGCGTGGCCGCTGGATTCTCTCCCGCCCCGAAGACAAGTCGAAGGACCAAACCTACTTTCTCTTCGGTCTGACGCAGGAGCAGCTCTCCCGCACACTCTTCCCTCTCGGCGAAATGCAGAAGCCCGCCGTCCGCGTGATGGCGTCAGAGGCCGGTCTCAACGTCGCCACGAAGCCCGACTCGCAGGAGATCTGCTTCATTCCCGGCGGCGATTATTCCACTTTCCTCAAAGCATATCTGGACGAGCAGGGCGAAAAACTGCCCGACAGCTCCGGAGAACTCGTCACTACAACCGGAGAAGTGATCGGTCGTCACAACGGCATCCACAGCTTCACCGTCGGCCAGCGCAAGGGCCTTGGCCTTACCTCGGCCAATCCGCTCTATGTCCTGAACATCCACCCGGACTCGAATCAGGTCACAGTCGGAGCCGACGAAGACCTCATGTCGCGCGACCTCCGCGCCGACCGTGTCAACTGGATCTCTGTCTCCGGTCTTGCCCCCGGCGAGACTCTGCGGGTCCAGATCAAAATCCGCCACCGCCACGAGCCAGCCTGGGCCACGCTCTCAAGCGACGGCGGCGATCAAGCCAGCGCCACCTTTGACACTCCACAGCGCGCCATCACTCCAGGCCAATCCGCTGTCTTTTATCAAGGCGACGAGGTAGTTGGCGGCGGCTGGATTTATTAA
- a CDS encoding glycosyltransferase translates to MFLKYVPLAVGLFGLLTSSVFLGMVLVGVRAFLRDVRRQERALVDEPEFLPSVTLFKPLHGAEPGLDGNLRSFFEQDYAAPVEVLFCARTLEDAGIQIAQRVAAEYPGVTSVFLASGEPWAANAKACSMTVMAQAATHDLWVISDSDVKVDRKYLRNAVLPFREKKVGCATCLYRGVAVGGIWTQLEAVGMTVEMSSGVMAANLMEPMQFALGPTMVARRDCVAEIGGFEAMVDYCADDFVLGNWIAAKGHRVELIGHAIDHVVLNVSFMASIRHQVRWMKSTRFSRPKGHFGTSLTFGVPFGILALGGAFWVGMPGLAWCCLAYSILGRVLQGFVVAKYVVKERKVWRAALLFPVRDLMGIFFWAASYGSNRIIWRGEVYELLAEGRMRLAAESAKVNSPLRKG, encoded by the coding sequence ATGTTTTTGAAATATGTACCTCTGGCAGTCGGCCTGTTCGGGCTGCTCACTTCGAGTGTGTTTCTCGGGATGGTTCTGGTTGGGGTGCGGGCGTTCCTTCGGGATGTCCGGCGACAGGAGCGGGCGCTTGTAGACGAGCCGGAGTTTCTACCATCGGTGACGCTGTTCAAGCCGCTGCACGGGGCGGAGCCGGGGCTTGACGGGAACCTGCGGAGCTTCTTTGAGCAGGACTATGCGGCTCCGGTGGAAGTTCTATTCTGCGCGCGAACGCTGGAGGACGCGGGCATTCAGATCGCGCAACGCGTCGCGGCGGAGTATCCCGGCGTGACCAGTGTGTTTTTGGCGAGCGGGGAGCCGTGGGCGGCGAACGCGAAGGCGTGCTCGATGACGGTGATGGCGCAGGCGGCCACGCATGATCTCTGGGTGATCAGCGACAGCGATGTAAAGGTGGATCGGAAGTATCTGCGGAACGCGGTCTTGCCGTTTCGCGAGAAGAAGGTGGGGTGTGCGACTTGCCTCTATCGCGGCGTGGCGGTGGGCGGGATATGGACGCAGCTCGAGGCGGTTGGCATGACCGTCGAGATGAGCTCGGGTGTGATGGCGGCGAACCTCATGGAGCCGATGCAGTTCGCTCTGGGGCCGACGATGGTGGCTCGGCGCGATTGTGTTGCAGAGATTGGCGGGTTTGAGGCCATGGTCGACTACTGCGCGGATGACTTTGTCCTGGGGAACTGGATTGCGGCGAAGGGGCACCGGGTCGAGCTGATCGGGCATGCGATCGACCATGTGGTGCTGAACGTCAGCTTCATGGCCTCGATCCGGCACCAGGTTCGTTGGATGAAGAGCACGCGGTTTTCACGTCCAAAAGGACACTTCGGGACGAGCCTTACCTTTGGGGTGCCGTTTGGGATTTTGGCGCTGGGCGGGGCTTTTTGGGTGGGGATGCCGGGGTTGGCCTGGTGCTGTCTTGCGTACAGCATTCTGGGACGGGTGCTGCAGGGCTTTGTGGTGGCGAAGTATGTGGTGAAGGAGCGGAAGGTGTGGCGGGCGGCGCTGTTGTTTCCGGTGAGAGATTTGATGGGGATCTTTTTCTGGGCAGCCAGTTATGGGAGCAACCGGATTATCTGGCGTGGCGAGGTCTATGAGTTGCTCGCCGAGGGGCGGATGCGGCTGGCGGCAGAGAGTGCAAAAGTCAATTCTCCGCTGCGCAAGGGATGA
- a CDS encoding BON domain-containing protein, producing the protein MHANETVRPEAKTPTAASERSYGYITGVALVTLLASTLSISGCKHIAQPDDASLTQAVQTKIAGETSLASEPIQASVQQGVATLNGTTSNDAARSLAANDAAQIPGIKTVVNNLTVVSSQPAPTPQTASVAPLPPAPAHKEPRPERKPRPVLPVQPPPAPMSALPEQAQVTPPPPPAPIERSAPSQPPAPPRARSITLPADTIIPVRLNQTLDSATTQEGDSFSGVLASDVLVEGNIVLPQGTAVSGRVDTVQEAAHFKGNSLLVIQLTSIHPRGANLPVSTDAYSKAGEGRGKNSTEKIGGGAAIGAVLGGIFGGGKGAAIGAAAGGGAGAGAQAITRGQQVQIPAESLVRFRLTSPLTVKLSGPTEPASDAELQRHN; encoded by the coding sequence ATGCACGCAAACGAGACTGTCCGTCCGGAAGCAAAGACTCCGACCGCCGCCAGTGAACGAAGCTACGGGTACATCACAGGCGTCGCCCTCGTCACCCTGCTAGCTTCGACCCTGTCCATCTCCGGATGCAAGCATATCGCGCAACCGGACGACGCGTCACTCACACAGGCCGTCCAGACTAAGATTGCGGGTGAGACCTCACTCGCCTCCGAGCCCATCCAGGCCTCCGTGCAACAGGGCGTCGCCACCCTTAACGGCACGACCAGTAACGACGCCGCACGCTCCCTCGCCGCCAACGACGCGGCCCAGATCCCGGGGATCAAGACGGTGGTGAATAATCTCACCGTGGTGAGCAGCCAACCTGCTCCAACGCCACAGACCGCCTCGGTCGCTCCGTTGCCCCCAGCTCCCGCTCATAAAGAACCGCGCCCCGAGCGCAAGCCGAGGCCCGTGCTGCCTGTGCAGCCGCCGCCGGCCCCCATGTCCGCGCTCCCTGAGCAGGCACAGGTTACCCCTCCACCACCTCCAGCTCCTATCGAGCGCTCCGCCCCATCCCAGCCCCCGGCTCCGCCGCGCGCCCGTTCGATCACCCTGCCTGCTGACACCATCATCCCGGTCCGTCTCAACCAGACCCTCGACAGCGCGACCACTCAGGAAGGCGATAGCTTTTCGGGCGTTCTCGCCTCCGACGTCCTCGTAGAAGGCAACATCGTCCTTCCCCAGGGCACCGCGGTCAGCGGACGCGTCGACACCGTTCAGGAGGCCGCGCACTTCAAGGGCAATTCCCTGCTCGTCATCCAGCTCACCAGCATCCATCCGCGCGGCGCGAATCTTCCCGTCTCCACCGACGCCTACAGCAAGGCCGGTGAGGGCCGCGGAAAGAACAGCACGGAGAAGATCGGTGGCGGAGCCGCCATCGGTGCTGTACTTGGCGGCATCTTCGGCGGAGGCAAGGGCGCGGCTATTGGAGCAGCCGCAGGCGGCGGAGCCGGTGCAGGAGCTCAGGCCATCACCCGGGGTCAGCAGGTCCAGATTCCGGCTGAATCACTCGTCCGCTTCCGGCTAACCAGCCCTCTGACGGTCAAGCTGTCCGGCCCAACAGAGCCCGCAAGCGACGCCGAACTGCAGCGGCATAACTAA
- a CDS encoding SixA phosphatase family protein, with amino-acid sequence MNLFILRHASAGTSRLNPLVDRKRPLDKEGKKHCLQLAAILNNQKTQFDLIFSSPLKRSLQTAQFIATETGYEAEIIHSDALAPTAAFKDFQKLLQTVSVDFPEKENILVVGHNPNLAVFLSALLLPAPSAQAIKIRLRKGSLAHLTYTRGPAVLQNLIDPRVVRASFATSTRRPRRKPTSGKKISKK; translated from the coding sequence ATGAATTTGTTTATTCTTCGCCACGCCAGCGCCGGAACCAGCCGTCTCAACCCACTCGTCGACCGCAAGCGTCCTCTCGACAAGGAAGGGAAGAAGCACTGCCTGCAACTTGCCGCAATCCTGAACAACCAGAAGACCCAATTCGACCTGATCTTCTCCAGTCCGCTCAAGCGCAGCCTCCAGACCGCCCAGTTCATCGCCACCGAGACCGGCTATGAAGCCGAGATCATCCACTCCGACGCCCTGGCCCCGACCGCGGCCTTCAAGGACTTCCAGAAGCTCCTCCAGACTGTCTCCGTAGATTTCCCCGAAAAAGAGAACATTCTCGTCGTCGGTCACAATCCCAATCTGGCAGTCTTCCTGTCGGCGCTGCTCCTGCCTGCCCCCTCAGCGCAGGCGATCAAGATTCGCCTCCGCAAAGGATCGCTTGCGCACTTGACCTACACTCGGGGCCCTGCGGTATTGCAGAACCTAATCGACCCCCGCGTGGTTCGCGCCAGCTTCGCCACTTCCACCAGGCGGCCGAGACGCAAGCCCACATCGGGCAAGAAAATTTCGAAGAAGTAA
- a CDS encoding MerR family transcriptional regulator, with protein MATKRKTKGAYMISAVAEMYEIHPQTLRLYEREGLLRPSRSDGNTRLYTDEDLERLEFILNLARDLGVNIAGIAIVLQMRERMEEMNRQMQGFVDYVRTEMLSRMQQQQDPGAGLVPLRRAVIVPVKPAAKVTLKGVKKK; from the coding sequence GTGGCGACGAAGAGGAAGACCAAGGGTGCGTACATGATCTCGGCGGTGGCGGAGATGTACGAGATCCATCCGCAGACGTTGAGGCTGTATGAGCGCGAGGGGCTATTGCGGCCGTCGCGGAGTGACGGGAACACTCGGCTCTACACCGATGAAGATTTAGAGCGGCTGGAGTTCATCCTTAATCTGGCGCGGGACTTGGGCGTGAATATCGCGGGGATAGCGATTGTCCTGCAGATGCGTGAGCGGATGGAGGAGATGAACCGTCAGATGCAGGGTTTTGTTGACTACGTGCGGACAGAGATGCTGTCGCGGATGCAGCAGCAACAGGATCCGGGCGCGGGTTTGGTGCCTCTGCGGCGTGCGGTGATTGTGCCGGTGAAGCCAGCGGCGAAGGTTACGCTGAAGGGCGTCAAGAAAAAGTAA
- a CDS encoding ArnT family glycosyltransferase: MTTQTDSVSEFAILEPAARSQPGSSTPSSPSRSTAIFVLAALWAIVFFASLFAPPLLDDADATHSNAARHILSSGDWVTLYVNGIRYLEKAPLPYWLDAISFKLFGFNAFAAHLPQATAVFLLALLGYIWASKAYSARAGLYAGIAVLTSAGVFLFTRIFIPEIWLSLFLATALYCFLQSLSAPPVEDVIATGAKQSGEPPAFVVRPTSNLYPYGLWVSLALAVLTKGLVAPVFIIGTAIIYLALTGEYRQWHRLKPFTGILLFLAIAAPWHILAGLRNTDGALNGHPHGFFWFYFVNEHFLRFLGKRYPVDYNKLPGYLFWSLHLVWLFPWALFTPLLLTGVRRRVSAILAPTYAARTTLLLTLYSALVLLFFSFSTNQEYYTFPAYLPLLMLLAAALTRAESTYTSDRSSRRRVVFAHAALTVIGAAVSIALFIGLWRSRHLPFVPDIGELLAHRGVGDYTLSMSHLFDLTDSSFAALRLPATIAAMAFAFGPALAWFLRSQRRHLAATSAIAVTSATFLVAAHIALIRFGPMLSSQPLAARIADLRSTHAIAPDTRVMLYGDQSYGSSIAFYLGEQLPLVEGRSSSMIFGSSFPDAPHIFLTNADLIGGWGTGPRKLLFVPLERRDALDRVLPVSLQIVLAETSGKALITDRPLDETSSFVIR, encoded by the coding sequence ATGACGACCCAAACTGATTCAGTATCCGAATTTGCCATCCTCGAACCTGCCGCAAGGTCTCAGCCTGGCAGCTCGACCCCTTCTTCTCCCAGCCGTTCCACCGCAATCTTCGTATTGGCCGCCCTCTGGGCCATCGTCTTCTTCGCGTCGCTCTTCGCTCCCCCTCTGCTCGATGACGCCGACGCCACCCACTCCAACGCCGCCCGCCACATTCTCTCCAGCGGCGACTGGGTCACTCTTTACGTAAACGGCATCCGCTATCTTGAAAAAGCGCCGCTGCCCTACTGGCTCGACGCGATCAGCTTCAAACTCTTCGGCTTCAACGCCTTTGCCGCGCACCTGCCGCAGGCCACCGCGGTCTTTTTGCTGGCACTGCTCGGGTACATCTGGGCATCAAAGGCCTACAGTGCGCGAGCCGGACTCTATGCTGGAATCGCCGTCCTCACCTCGGCCGGAGTCTTCCTCTTCACTCGCATATTTATCCCTGAGATCTGGCTCTCGCTCTTCCTCGCCACCGCCCTTTATTGCTTCCTCCAGAGCCTTTCAGCACCTCCCGTAGAAGACGTCATCGCGACCGGAGCGAAGCAGAGTGGAGAGCCCCCCGCATTTGTAGTTCGGCCCACTTCGAATCTTTACCCCTACGGCCTCTGGGTATCCCTCGCCCTCGCCGTCCTCACCAAGGGCCTCGTAGCGCCGGTCTTCATCATTGGCACTGCAATCATTTACCTGGCCCTCACCGGCGAGTACCGCCAATGGCACCGCCTGAAGCCCTTCACCGGCATCCTGCTCTTCCTTGCTATCGCCGCTCCGTGGCACATCCTTGCCGGTCTCCGCAACACCGATGGAGCGCTCAACGGCCATCCCCACGGCTTCTTCTGGTTCTACTTTGTCAACGAGCACTTCCTCCGCTTCCTCGGCAAGCGCTACCCGGTCGATTACAACAAGCTCCCTGGCTACCTCTTCTGGAGCCTCCATCTCGTCTGGCTGTTCCCTTGGGCACTGTTCACGCCACTCCTCTTGACGGGAGTTCGCCGCAGGGTCTCCGCGATTCTCGCTCCCACCTACGCAGCGCGCACGACTCTCCTTCTGACTTTGTACTCCGCCCTGGTGCTGCTCTTCTTCTCGTTCTCGACCAACCAGGAGTACTACACGTTCCCGGCGTACCTTCCGCTGCTGATGCTCCTCGCCGCCGCCCTTACGCGCGCCGAAAGCACTTACACGTCCGACAGATCCTCGCGCCGTCGGGTCGTCTTCGCCCACGCTGCACTCACCGTCATCGGAGCGGCAGTTTCCATCGCGCTCTTCATCGGCCTCTGGCGCTCGCGCCATCTCCCCTTCGTGCCCGACATAGGAGAACTCCTCGCCCACCGCGGCGTTGGCGACTATACCCTCTCCATGTCGCACCTCTTCGACCTCACCGACTCGAGCTTCGCTGCTCTCCGGCTCCCAGCCACGATCGCCGCCATGGCCTTCGCCTTCGGGCCTGCCTTGGCGTGGTTTCTCCGGTCACAGCGCCGGCATCTCGCGGCTACCTCCGCCATCGCGGTTACCTCCGCCACGTTTCTCGTCGCCGCCCACATCGCGCTGATCCGCTTCGGCCCCATGCTGTCCTCACAGCCCCTCGCGGCCCGTATCGCTGACCTCCGCTCCACCCACGCGATCGCTCCCGATACGAGAGTCATGCTCTATGGCGACCAATCCTACGGTTCGTCGATCGCCTTCTACCTCGGCGAACAGTTACCCCTCGTCGAAGGCCGCAGTAGCTCCATGATCTTCGGCAGCAGCTTCCCCGACGCCCCACACATTTTCCTCACCAACGCAGACCTGATCGGCGGCTGGGGCACTGGCCCCCGCAAGCTCCTCTTCGTGCCTCTCGAGCGCCGCGACGCTCTCGATCGCGTTCTTCCCGTCTCCCTCCAGATCGTTCTCGCCGAGACATCCGGCAAGGCCCTGATCACCGATCGTCCGCTCGACGAAACTTCGTCATTCGTCATCCGGTAG
- a CDS encoding ArnT family glycosyltransferase yields the protein MPSLATVQPKTVAQRTILRSWSLRSISIIVLAWLILQLGGIFSPGLLDDVDSIYIQVAREMLHRHDFVTPTIDGIRFFDKPPLMYWMAAASMKLFGVSDWAARLPLAVAVLALLLSTYALGNRLFASVSPEGARDRGGFYSALALATAIGPYLYTRFFIPDILIALWMTLGVHLFLIALERITTIAGAPHLASEMWEVSPQLSPLLPCLAFAAVMALNVLTKGLIGAVFPIGFVLLYLFLTRRLNLLPRFHLLSGTAVFLAIAAPWHILAALRNPAIALPAGLGLPAHGGWAWFYLYNEHIARFLSKRIPHDYGQTPVWLFWVYLAIWAMPWTTFLPTAIARHMRTLRDRTTTREYEAALALLLWSLLVLGFFTLSARQEYYSLPAIPALALMAGGALTRSERDKTELRSSEVSSSLRRWSTFFLLPLTTAISVLCAYFAIAAPRPAPGATLSTLLATNPELYNLSLGHLFDLTGPALGLFRGPLAAVAIGLAVVGIFSAILRHKGHLYAANLAIAAGMTITLLAAHTGLSRFNPTLGSKDLARSISAVLQPGDLIVLDGELTTGSTILFYTGHQVHLVNGRVNGLWYGSFWPDAPHVFETEASLKTLWQSSRHVFLLTSNVASRQQYLAHANVLGASGGKAVLTNFIPPIQ from the coding sequence ATGCCCAGCCTTGCTACCGTACAGCCAAAGACCGTCGCCCAGCGAACAATACTCCGAAGCTGGAGTCTCCGCTCGATCTCAATCATCGTTCTGGCGTGGCTCATCCTCCAGCTTGGCGGTATCTTCTCTCCCGGTCTGCTCGACGACGTAGACTCCATCTACATCCAGGTCGCGCGCGAGATGCTCCATCGCCATGACTTCGTCACGCCAACCATCGACGGCATCCGCTTCTTCGACAAGCCCCCGCTGATGTACTGGATGGCTGCCGCATCGATGAAGCTTTTCGGAGTTTCAGACTGGGCCGCGCGACTCCCGCTTGCCGTTGCCGTGCTGGCTCTTCTTCTCAGCACCTACGCGCTCGGCAACCGGCTCTTCGCCTCCGTCTCGCCCGAAGGCGCTCGAGATCGCGGCGGCTTCTACTCCGCGTTGGCCCTCGCGACGGCGATTGGCCCCTACCTCTACACGCGCTTCTTCATCCCCGACATCCTCATCGCCCTCTGGATGACCCTCGGCGTCCACCTCTTCCTCATCGCCCTGGAAAGAATCACCACAATTGCGGGTGCCCCACATCTCGCATCTGAGATGTGGGAAGTATCGCCACAACTATCCCCGCTCCTTCCCTGCCTCGCGTTCGCCGCCGTTATGGCACTCAACGTCCTTACCAAGGGACTCATCGGTGCCGTCTTCCCCATCGGCTTTGTCCTGCTCTACCTGTTCCTCACGCGGCGACTCAATCTCCTTCCGCGATTCCATCTCCTCTCGGGAACCGCCGTATTCCTTGCGATCGCCGCGCCCTGGCACATCCTTGCCGCGCTACGGAACCCTGCCATAGCGCTTCCCGCTGGCCTTGGCCTTCCCGCTCATGGTGGCTGGGCCTGGTTCTATCTCTACAACGAGCACATCGCCCGCTTCCTCTCGAAGCGTATCCCCCACGACTACGGCCAGACGCCCGTCTGGCTCTTCTGGGTCTACCTCGCCATCTGGGCCATGCCCTGGACGACATTTTTACCCACGGCAATCGCCCGCCACATGCGCACGCTTAGAGACCGCACCACGACCCGCGAATATGAGGCCGCCCTCGCTTTGCTCCTATGGTCGCTCCTGGTTCTCGGCTTCTTTACCCTCTCGGCCCGGCAGGAGTATTACTCGCTTCCCGCTATCCCCGCGCTTGCCCTCATGGCCGGCGGCGCCCTGACCCGCTCCGAACGCGACAAGACCGAACTACGATCCAGCGAAGTCTCGAGCAGCCTGCGCCGCTGGTCCACCTTCTTCCTTCTTCCCCTGACCACCGCCATATCCGTTCTCTGCGCGTACTTCGCCATCGCCGCTCCGCGCCCGGCTCCAGGGGCCACTCTCTCCACCCTGCTTGCGACCAACCCCGAGCTCTACAACCTCTCCCTCGGCCACCTCTTCGATCTCACCGGCCCTGCTCTCGGGCTCTTCCGTGGACCTCTCGCCGCCGTCGCCATCGGTCTGGCCGTCGTGGGCATCTTCAGCGCGATTCTGCGGCACAAAGGCCACCTCTACGCCGCGAACCTCGCTATTGCGGCCGGCATGACCATCACCCTGCTCGCCGCCCACACCGGTCTCAGCCGTTTCAACCCCACTCTCGGCTCAAAGGACCTGGCCCGGTCCATCAGCGCTGTCCTCCAGCCCGGGGACCTCATCGTCCTTGACGGCGAACTGACCACCGGCTCGACCATCCTCTTCTACACCGGCCACCAGGTCCACCTTGTCAACGGCCGCGTGAACGGGCTCTGGTACGGCAGCTTCTGGCCCGACGCTCCTCACGTCTTCGAGACCGAAGCTTCTCTCAAAACTTTGTGGCAGAGTTCACGGCACGTCTTCCTGCTTACCTCGAACGTAGCTTCCCGTCAGCAGTATCTAGCCCACGCCAACGTCCTTGGTGCATCCGGCGGCAAGGCCGTTCTCACCAACTTCATTCCACCCATTCAGTGA
- a CDS encoding Uma2 family endonuclease, with the protein MSDLEFMRFSGENDPFRMEREPSGEILIMTPAGSKTGLINGRIFGALLVWANEDERGLAFDSSTGFKLPSGAVRSPDASWVSERKWTALTEAEQEGYAPLCPEFVIELPSLSDRIKDVKKKMVDEWIANGSELAWLIEPKTRRVTVYRPGQEAEVLEDPSSVQGTGGVAGFELVMERVWGRR; encoded by the coding sequence ATGAGCGACTTGGAGTTTATGCGGTTCAGCGGAGAGAACGATCCCTTTCGCATGGAGCGGGAACCGAGTGGGGAGATACTCATCATGACGCCGGCGGGTAGCAAGACTGGATTGATCAATGGCCGGATCTTCGGAGCTCTCTTGGTTTGGGCGAACGAGGACGAGCGTGGACTGGCATTCGATTCAAGCACGGGATTCAAACTGCCGAGCGGTGCCGTTCGTTCTCCCGACGCGTCGTGGGTCAGCGAACGTAAATGGACTGCGCTAACGGAGGCCGAACAGGAGGGCTATGCGCCGCTGTGTCCCGAGTTTGTGATCGAGCTTCCTTCGCTGAGCGACCGGATTAAGGACGTGAAGAAAAAGATGGTGGACGAGTGGATCGCGAACGGGTCTGAGTTAGCGTGGCTGATTGAGCCGAAGACGCGGCGGGTGACGGTGTATCGACCGGGACAGGAGGCAGAGGTGTTGGAAGACCCTTCGTCTGTTCAGGGGACTGGGGGCGTGGCGGGGTTTGAGCTAGTGATGGAACGGGTTTGGGGACGGAGATAG
- a CDS encoding YtxH domain-containing protein, with translation MADNDSGASGFGWFLAGLGLGALVGVLYAPKSGKETREDLVSGALDAKERAAVLAQRGAEAASQYVDQGKQVVGQYVDQSKQAVGQYVEQGKQVAGEYVDKGREYYDKGRSQWTEYVEKGKSLVNEQQEKVAAAVEAGKDAYVNTTTHG, from the coding sequence ATGGCAGACAACGATAGCGGAGCGAGTGGATTCGGCTGGTTTCTTGCAGGGCTGGGATTAGGTGCTCTGGTGGGTGTGCTGTATGCGCCGAAGTCTGGCAAGGAGACACGCGAGGACCTCGTCTCCGGAGCCCTGGACGCGAAGGAGCGGGCTGCCGTTCTGGCACAACGCGGAGCAGAAGCTGCCAGCCAATACGTAGACCAGGGCAAGCAAGTGGTTGGCCAGTATGTCGACCAGAGTAAGCAGGCCGTCGGTCAGTATGTCGAGCAGGGCAAGCAGGTTGCTGGCGAGTACGTTGACAAGGGCCGCGAGTACTATGACAAGGGTCGCTCGCAGTGGACTGAGTATGTTGAAAAGGGCAAGAGCCTGGTCAACGAGCAGCAGGAGAAGGTTGCCGCTGCGGTTGAAGCAGGCAAGGACGCGTACGTCAACACGACTACCCACGGCTGA